A section of the Arcobacter roscoffensis genome encodes:
- a CDS encoding PD-(D/E)XK nuclease family protein — protein sequence MFLSEQEKQKQRGLNDYNIVNLVRKENAEVGMHSNVIYSLIDPNGLHDMSTLNQTNVEPILKQSIILTL from the coding sequence ATGTTTTTATCTGAGCAAGAAAAACAAAAACAGCGTGGATTAAATGATTATAATATAGTAAATCTTGTAAGAAAAGAAAATGCTGAAGTTGGAATGCATTCCAATGTAATATATTCTTTGATTGACCCTAATGGACTTCATGATATGTCAACCCTAAATCAGACAAATGTAGAACCTATTTTAAAACAATCCATAATATTGACTTTGTAG